From Verrucomicrobiota bacterium, one genomic window encodes:
- a CDS encoding tRNA-dihydrouridine synthase, whose protein sequence is MQIGSLTLKSNLFLSPLAGYTNLPFRLTLREIGGLDLATTDLVNARSLLEKKAKALKLIESSPADRPLAVQLFGSVPEEMRDAAVYLESIGLAAVDINMGCPVRKVCRVGGGSAMMTELEKTARLVRGMVEAVKIPVTAKMRLGWDEQNLTAPDLARTLEDVGVAAIFVHGRTREQGFGGRVNLAGIRAVVQVVKGIPVIGNGDVTTPQAAKRMLDETGCAGVSIGRGAFYDPWIFKRTLHYLQASGTGRAGTPLPAARPSANDGAHGVTRPTTTTGEVLPEPSFDERVRVMCRHLDLMVEVFGEELGCRMFRKVAPWYAKRFGPANEFNKRAVQVSTKAEFHGLLENYLRWRQQFLDDNGELKPNYRPAPMVASFMQESGVVQREQIPVPKGPVEVW, encoded by the coding sequence ATGCAAATCGGATCGCTGACATTGAAATCGAATTTGTTCCTGTCGCCACTGGCGGGTTACACGAATTTGCCATTTCGCCTCACGCTTCGTGAGATTGGCGGATTGGACCTGGCGACAACCGATCTGGTAAACGCGCGGTCGTTGCTCGAAAAGAAAGCCAAGGCGCTGAAGCTGATTGAAAGTTCTCCGGCGGACCGGCCATTGGCGGTGCAATTGTTCGGCTCTGTTCCTGAAGAAATGCGGGATGCCGCGGTGTACCTCGAATCCATCGGCCTGGCGGCGGTGGACATCAACATGGGTTGTCCGGTCCGCAAAGTCTGCCGGGTCGGCGGCGGCTCGGCGATGATGACGGAACTGGAGAAAACCGCCAGACTGGTGCGCGGCATGGTGGAGGCGGTCAAAATTCCTGTGACCGCCAAGATGCGGCTCGGCTGGGATGAGCAGAATCTGACAGCGCCTGATCTGGCTCGCACATTGGAAGATGTCGGCGTGGCGGCAATCTTTGTTCATGGCCGGACGCGCGAACAGGGATTTGGCGGTCGCGTGAACCTGGCGGGCATTCGCGCCGTGGTGCAGGTCGTGAAAGGAATTCCGGTCATCGGCAACGGCGACGTGACGACGCCGCAAGCGGCCAAGCGGATGTTGGACGAGACGGGCTGCGCGGGCGTGAGCATCGGACGTGGCGCGTTTTATGATCCGTGGATTTTCAAACGGACGCTGCATTACTTGCAGGCGAGCGGAACTGGTAGGGCGGGCACTCCGTTGCCCGCCGCTCGTCCAAGCGCCAATGACGGCGCGCACGGAGTGACGCGCCCTACCACCACAACCGGCGAAGTCTTGCCGGAGCCGAGTTTCGATGAGCGCGTGCGTGTGATGTGCCGGCATCTTGACCTCATGGTCGAAGTGTTCGGGGAAGAACTCGGTTGCCGGATGTTCCGCAAAGTCGCGCCGTGGTACGCGAAGCGGTTCGGCCCGGCCAACGAATTCAACAAACGCGCGGTGCAGGTTTCAACGAAAGCTGAGTTCCACGGCCTCCTTGAAAACTATCTCCGCTGGCGCCAGCAGTTCCTCGACGACAATGGCGAGCTGAAACCAAACTATCGTCCTGCGCCCATGGTGGCTTCCTTCATGCAAGAGTCGGGCGTTGTTCAACGAGAACAAATCCCCGTGCCGAAAGGGCCTGTAGAAGTGTGGTGA
- a CDS encoding alpha/beta hydrolase codes for MKILKLVLKLVGLLTTLALTSVAVGADPPKTPDAAPTRRPQPVRAAPVLPGLSDAAETIDRDVTYGRAGAVELKMDLYFPKKTDGKALPVAMYVHGGGWRAGDKAAGAGAMAIPELVKRGYLVASINYRLAPEFKFPAQIEDAKCAVRFLRANADKYHLDPKRIGVWGGSAGGHLVALLGTADASAGFEGNSGHADQSSRVQAVVDMFGPADLTIGVGRGNPKIAQEVFGATSDKDEMLKRASPVSYVSRDDPPFLILHGDQDKVVALDQSKRLLERLKEAGVPATLVVVKNAGHGFVPAGGELSPSHPELIQMIADFFDKNLRRSI; via the coding sequence ATGAAAATCCTCAAGCTGGTGTTGAAGCTCGTCGGCCTACTGACAACGCTCGCGTTGACGTCGGTCGCCGTTGGTGCAGATCCACCCAAAACTCCCGACGCCGCCCCGACGAGAAGACCACAACCGGTCAGGGCCGCTCCCGTGCTTCCCGGCCTGAGTGACGCCGCGGAAACAATCGACCGTGATGTCACGTACGGTAGAGCGGGAGCAGTGGAATTGAAAATGGATCTTTACTTCCCGAAGAAAACCGATGGCAAAGCCTTGCCGGTCGCGATGTATGTCCACGGCGGCGGTTGGCGGGCGGGCGACAAAGCCGCTGGCGCCGGTGCAATGGCAATTCCCGAGTTAGTGAAGCGTGGCTATCTCGTGGCGTCCATTAACTATCGGCTTGCACCGGAATTCAAGTTCCCGGCGCAGATTGAAGATGCCAAATGCGCCGTTCGTTTTCTGCGCGCCAATGCCGACAAATATCATCTCGATCCCAAACGCATCGGAGTTTGGGGTGGCAGCGCGGGAGGACATTTGGTCGCGCTGCTCGGAACTGCGGATGCCAGTGCCGGCTTCGAGGGCAACAGCGGTCATGCCGATCAATCCAGCCGCGTCCAGGCGGTCGTGGACATGTTCGGCCCGGCGGACTTGACGATTGGCGTTGGTCGCGGAAACCCGAAGATTGCCCAGGAAGTTTTCGGAGCCACTTCGGACAAGGATGAGATGCTGAAGCGCGCCAGCCCGGTGAGTTATGTTTCCAGGGACGACCCGCCGTTTCTGATTCTGCACGGCGACCAGGACAAGGTCGTGGCGCTGGATCAGTCGAAACGACTTCTCGAACGGCTGAAGGAGGCGGGCGTGCCGGCCACGCTCGTCGTCGTGAAAAACGCGGGACACGGTTTCGTTCCAGCGGGCGGCGAGTTGAGTCCGAGTCACCCCGAACTCATCCAGATGATTGCCGATTTCTTTGACAAGAATCTGCGGAGATCGATTTGA